The DNA region GTTCTCTGACCTATACTCACATATTATGCTAGCATGAAGGAGGCAGGCTGGCAGagatggggaggaggggaagttGAGGGAAGGTTTTAttgccttttaattttcttgctttctccaCTTTACTGAAAAACAGCCTTCCCTGACGTTCCCCTGCCTTCACCCCctcaaacacaaacaaaaaatatttggcattttctcctccttttgaCAGAAACTGTCCTCTCTGAAACTGGAAGCAACGGCACTTCAGCTCCATCAGGTGTGACCTGTTTGTTGGTCCAGCCACTACCCAGGATAACTCCCCTTTTCCAAAGAGGCAGATACACATACTGCATTCACCACATTAACACAGCCAACCACACAGACTAACACAGTCCTAGATTACCTAGGTCATCTCAGTCTGTATTACTGATATAGTAATCCAAGCAGTCTGGATTTTGCAAGATTCCACTCTTGAAAGGTCCACAATGCTCCCAACTATCTGTGCAGTTTGTCTGCCTTGGTCAACTCCTGCTGGACAGTCTCTGAAATCCGTTTCTTACAATGTTACTGTAACTTCTGTCACCTTCTCATTGCTTTATTTCTTGTGTTCATCAGTTTTTCATGTCATGTCCAGTAGTTATTTGTGGTCTGTTCACATAGACCTCATTTGAGGGCATAGTCATCTGTCCGCCTACTTAGTCATTTTAACATCTACATTGTTAAGGTTAGACTTATTTAAAATGTACAAAAGGATGACATTTCAGAAGCTTTTCATAATTTCATGTTGGAACACACTTTGTCTCTAATGTTAGCTTTTCATTCATCCAAGAGCACTAGCCTTCTGTTCTCGTTGATCCCTGTGTAGGGTTGACAACAATAGGACCCCTTtctggtttgctcaggaactgtTTATAGAAATAACTATGATTAATGACAGTATCTGGGAGGCTGCTCTGGAGATTTATCTTTCTACTAGTTATAAAAATACCCGTGCGGTTGGTGCATTATGTATGGTCTGGGAGGTAAATAAGTGTATTTAAGTGTATTATAAGTGTATCTAATCAAAATGAAAGGTAATCACATAATGCACAGGCGATTACTGCCATCATCTAAATACATTCTAAAATAATGTTCATCTGACATAAACAGCCTGTTTCATTTACAGTAGTTCTttagatgtttagatgttgttTCAGAGAACATCTAGAGGAGCTCAATGACATTcctatgttttttgttgttgtttgtttgtttgtttgtttgtttttcttccttgtcttGTTCTTTAATAAGGTGCTCAAGACTCTTGCTCACAACAATGTGGAGAACTTCTTGGTACCTGTTCTTGCCAGGTGACGTGCCAGTCCTTGGGGATTTGCTGTCCTGATTATAATGAATTTTGTCTTCAGATTTCTCCATACTCAGGATCTCTGATGGGAGGCAAAGACATTTTGAttgaaaatacagcttttaatACCTCTATGATAACGTGCAGGTGGGCCATGATTTTATATTCCTCTACCAAAGGGAGGTTACCCTTTCTAATCTCACTTTTTTGACAATAGGTAATTACCACAAAACAAGACTTGTCTATGCAAGAGTGAAAAACTTACCTTCTAGAGTTGTCAAAATTATGAAACATGCAAAGGTTCTTTTACCGGTCACCCTCAAAGATACATGTTGTCTGTATTTCTACACAGGATCATTTCCTGTAGGTCAGATTATTGTGAGATACAATCATTACTCTGTTAGTCCTTCTCTGAACATATCACAACAgtgacttttttaaaaagacttcCTTTCAGAGCTCTTTGATGctagtatttttttaacattccattttgagaaacagaaatattaatttgttaAACCCTAACAAGACTCAAGCAACAAGAACAGAATGTATACAGggcattttatctttttcctgTAAGACAAACCCTTGATCCTAAGCATGTAAGTCTTAGGCACACTGAATTTTACCAGCCCTAATGTCCTGGCATTCTTCCCACAGAATGTTCTGAGTCAGATTTTAGTTCTTCCAATCTACATAGCAGCACTCAAAAAGGTTTTTAGTTCTTCGTCAGGAAAATCTTTAACTTGGGTATTTGGTCTGTAAAATACAACCCTGTAATCCTGTTAATATTATAACATCACCTTTGTCTTCCTGCTATCCCTATGTTGTTTGTTACTAATTTATCATGTCCCACCCATAATTAAATAGTAAATCTAAGGCTAGCAGTTTGCTCTGTATTTTTGCAGTGCACAGCATAATCCCCACTGCTGTAACAAGCACAAAGTACACATGAGCTTTTCCAGTTTATATTCACTGCTACAAGCAAAATAGCCACGGGACTTGGAATGATCAGCACATGACACAAGGTTGCATAACGAAACATAACTGAGACATTCAGAATTCTTCTCTGAACAGGGGCtctgagaaatgttttaaatatcaaCAGGTTCAAGAAGATAATCAAAACCAATGGCTTTGTTGATAAGGATGGAAAAGCCCACTGTATCTCCCCACTGCTGTATGAAACTGGTTTCATCCCCTTTGAAGTTTCTACAGATGATGGGCAGACATTTCCGTACTCTGGAACTTGGTTATCAGGTTACTAAAATCTGTGATAACACTCTTCTATCTATATTCTTGCTCCACAAATGCAAGATTACATGAGCCTTTCCCTTTTGATCActtctcttcttccttaatGTTTGACATCAGAAAAGTCATTCTTGCTCCTGTCATGGTGATTCTTATTTTGAGAGATGAACTTTACAGTGAGTGAGTTCTGCTGCTATTCAGCATCAGCAGTATTAAGTCAGAAAAGGTCCTGCACAAAAGTGAGGCTGACCAAAACAGTTTCCTTTTAGTAGGTATTTCTGTTAGAAAAGAATTACACCCTCATGTTGTAATCTGAGGACTATGTCACATGTTAGTAGGGGTTGTATTCTCTCACcttcaatttactctttttgtGTCATTCATCATGTTAGAAAACATGCACAGAAGAAATGCTGCTAAATCTTAGATACTACAGTGGCACCTTTTCATTGCTATGTGGAACaaaaatttcattaattttgtcctttttattGTCATTAATTTTGACCTTTCGTGTGTGTGTTCTGTAAACCAGTACATCACAGCAAAGTTCCGGATGAAGAAAAATGCACGTTGGTAAATGAGACAAAATGGCAATACTATGGCACCTCCAACATTGATGGAAACTTAACTCTCACCTGGACCCACCAGGCACTTACAGCAACCCATATCAACATAGAAGTCTGGGGTTACCAAGAAACAGGTAAAGTGATACTTTTCGTATCTGTGCACAAGCAGTTGTCGGTTGTCAGCTTCTGTGCAGAGCTCTGTGCATCATGCTGTAACTTTCTTTGAAGATTCAAGAAGATATCTGCAAGTATAGATAACTCATGCCAGTAATGACAGCTTTTCTCTTAATTTACATATGGGTGAAAGCATCTAATTTCAATCATGTAGCTAACTATTCTTTTACGGCatccaaaaatacttttttcctttatgtggCAGGTGACAGTTACTCGGAAAACTGGTTTGCCAAGTGGGAATATCTTTATACTTTGGCAAGAGAAACCCCTAATAGTGggacattttctttcattcctgtACCTGCTAAAGCAACTTACAGTACTTGGGACTTTGGAATTTTGAGAATTACACCCAGCACCTATTCTGATGGGCAGAGGCAAGTACATCATAGCATTCATTTACCACAGGTACCTTATTGCTTTTGATAATTAAACTGCAGTCTCCTTTGGCTTTTAAAACCAGGATTCAGGCTCTGTTtctcatgagaaaaaaaaaatagtgtatcCTCTTCAAAGATTATGCCACTTGCTTTTTAGGCATAGACCTCATCTGAAGATAAACATATGATTATGCAATTACATACATTAATCATCAAAACCTAAAAATTAATAACCAACATACTATTGAAGATATCTCATAGGAGATACCAAAGTTCATTGCTCATTTTAGgtatgttttctttatcttcttcTTTCTAATGGGAGTAATTTATGTGAGGCTTGTTGTTGCCTTGTTgcaattctatttattttatttagctttggttagttttgattttatttaatgccagtttatttcatatttatttttgctaacagAAATGATTTGATTTCTATGCACTACTTGAACTATTAGCTTCCTATATTCTACTGAttgttgttatattttttaatgacctCATGATCACTCCTTCAAATACAGTCAAATTAAATTATCTCCACAAATCTGCTAGCAAAGACTTAGACTGCATGTTGGACTTATTCATTACTTGTCACTGATGCTAAGTAGAACTTTACAAACCATTTTCCCATTCTTTTGTACCACGTTGATTTCACATACACATTTTAGTCCTCTGAGATTGCTGCTTGATTACCTAGTTTaatgtactttttttgttttcagtgtggtGGGTTGAATCCAGCTCACGCATAATCCCCCAGTCACTCACTTCTTCCCTCCTAGGAGGATGAGAAGAGAATCAAACAGGCATAAGTGAGAAAAACTTGGGTTGAGACAGAGACAGTTTAATTattaaagatggaaaaaaaaaaaaaaaaagaaaaaaaaaaaagtaatgcaaaGGCAATCAACCTCACAAGCTCACAAGATCAATGCCCAGTCAGTCTCCCAGAAACTCCTGCTTTGTGACAGCCCTTCATCCTCCCCTGCCTCCAACCCCCTCCACCTCCATACCCCAAGTTTTATTGCAGAGCATGACATTCTGTAACACAGAATCTCTGGTCAGTTGGGTTAAGCTGTCCTGGCCATGTTCCTTCCCAGCCTCTTGCTAACCCCTATCCTACTCCTCTAGGGGAAGAACAAGAAAGATAAGGCCTTGATGTcatgcaagcactgctcagctaTAGCCAAAACATCAGTGTTTTACCAACACTGTTTTGTCACAAGTCTAAAACATGGCACTGTTCAGGCTACTATGAAAAAAATGGTCTCCTGGCCAAAAGCAATACACTCAGTGAACTAGGACATGCTGATTTTTGTTACAGCTGTAAAGGAGGCCTTAATTgcaaattttttattattaaaaagaatattttcccacaggttcttctctgcatttatttatatatatatatatattttgtatataaacCTTTGCATTCCTACAAATGTTAAGTCCActtcctttattttcattaactATTTCCATATGATATTTGGTGATAGATCTCTGCAAGTGCTTCATACATATCCTGAGCTTGGGCAGATGCTCCTTCATAATTCTTCCACGTGTCTATGGTTCTTGATATAGATAGTGTGGCCCCTGTAAATGCATGAAGTTCATGGGTTTCGGTGTTAGACCATATTACTAATACATCAGAAATTACTTCGCCATTTAGAAGCTGCTAACTACACAAGGGTTACTTTTTCTAGAGAgtttattattacatttttggaAACTATTCTTTTCATGTATAGTTTCATGAATGGATAGCAGAGTAGCCTTGGAACATTTTGAGGATTCTGAATGTTTCTTTCCCTATTTGTTGCTATTGGGCCTGTTAGTTCTGAGGCACAGAATTAGGTTCTGATAGAGAATCcagattttctttgttctggCCAAAAGGAAACATGATGTGAAAAGGCATGAAGAGACTATCTGTATCTAAAAAAGTTTCATGTAAGCCAGAATCACAAAtgctaaaatgtatttctgattaTAACATACTTGCTGCATGCTGTCATGTCACGCTTTAAATGAGGAAAATTTTGATTTACTGTAAATttttgcaggaaaaagaaaacagtggcCTTCAtaatgaaaatcaaaacaaaacaaaacccccttACAAGTTGTACAATTATACATAATTCTAGTTAGTCATTAAGACAGCATGGCTGACAAAACAGTGCTTGTTTATCTATCAAATCTATTTTTTTGGCTCTTTTTTCTGCAGCAACATTCCATCAGTCTGGAGCTCAGCGCATGCATTGGCTTGGCACCTTGGGGAAGACTTCAGAAATGACCCAATTACATGGGCAACTGCAAAATGTGTAGAATGGGACAGGAAAGAGGAGAAGCTTCCAAattttttggaagaaattatAGATTGCCCTTGCACCTTGTCACAGGCAAGAGCTGACACTGGAAGGTTCCATGTAAGTTATTAATCCATCACTCTGGCCTATTCTAGTTCCAAGTAGAAGTTTAGGGACTGACATACTCTTCCCCATAGCTCTGTTCCCTCTCTAAATGTCATtacaaggaaattaaattatacTTAAATTTGCACAAGTAGCATGACAAATAGCAGAGGCAGATATAGTTTGTTCAGGCagtttaaataacaaaaatcgCTGTTGGACagccaacaaaaaacacctttaaatgGTATTAAGACAATGCTTCCAGTGGTAGATGGAAAATGCTCAGAGAGGACAGTGAACCATGTAGAGCTGGGAGCACAGATGACTTCTTCAAGGTCCTACAAGATGGCAGTCTGTGTCTGTAGGTAATATATCCTATTCTGGAAGAAGCAGCTATGTTTCTACCTAGTATATCATAACTTGCTGTAAATCTTTCCATCTTACATTTTGGAGCTAAAGTCCACAGCTATAAACCATTATTTCctgtctccttccttcctccttctcaaCTTGACTGTTAACAAAGGACTGATAAAAGCCAAGAAATCAGTTGCTGTTTAATTTATGCTTTCAGACCTACAGTACTGTGCTGAAGACCAAATAGGGTAACTTTCTCACCTGTATACAATACCAATGATGGCAGTGTGCTTAtgcatattaaaatacatatgtTAGGTATTTTTAGTTGCTATAATTTCCTGGTTATTAAACTCCAAACATGACATGTATTTTAGATCATACACAAAAAAgcacatgaagaaaaaagaatagatACACTGCACTGCCACTGTCTAAAAGCGTAAGACATAAGATAATCACTGTGGCATATTCTGTGTTTGTCAGAATTATAGTTGAGTCCTCCATTTAGCTCCATCTGTTCTTCAAGGTCTGTTGTAATAGACTGCAAAATGCTGAAGTTAGACTAACATGTTGATCCAATCACTTCAGTACTAAATTCACTGTTTTTCCTATAATTCTGTGATACTCAGCACACAGCTGCAACCAGTTTGTTTAGACTTTACATATAACTGAGAAATAAAGGGTTGGGAGAGGACCTAAAATAGGAAGGACAAAATGAAAGCTTCATTAAGCAGAACACTGTTCTTTTTCAGACAGATTATGGCTGTGACATTGAAAAAGGGAGCGTGTGTACTTATCACCCTGGTGCTGTGCACTGTGTAAGAGCCATTCAAGccaggtaaagaaaaaaaaatgaaactgcatttttttttaatgatttattcTGTCTCAGAGATAGCAGTGTCACAGAAGTCACAGAGGTGTTTGGACTCTCAGCTCTCAGGTTCATAACAATCACTGTTTCCCTCTTATTAGTCTTCATTGCTGAGATTAAGTTATGGCCTTAGATTTACTAAGCAATTAATTACACTGTGCTGGACGTCAGGATACCTAAACAAGCACTGCTGCCAAAAAATTTGGTTAGACTTAATTAAGCCTTTTTTATATGGGTCTACTTTAGTTCAACAAGTTATTCTTTGCACTTGTTCTATCAGAACAATTGTAAACAGTACCGTGCTTGTGTGGCTGAAAGTTCCTACAGAACTTTCTGCCTTGGTTAAAGTTCCCACCCTCATAATCCCTGATCTGGTCTATTTTATAAgagctgggaaggaaaaaaaaaaattactgatgTATCACTTCTGGATGTCACATAGAGTAACCAAAACATTTAGCCACATCCATAAAAAGACAATAGGTAACCTGTAAGCACAAATAGACTTTGCAGAGCTGAAAGAtgacttttttctctctcaattTCTCAACCAGTCCTGTGTATGCAGCAGGCCAGCAGTGTTGCTATGACTCCACAGGGGCCCAAATCCTCACACAAGATTCCACAAGTGGCAGCACACCTGATCGAGGCCATGACTGGGGTTCACCACCTTTCATGAAGCCTCCCCGGATACCTGGCTTTTCCCATTGGCTTTACGATGTCATCAGCTTCTACTATTGCTGTCTGTGGTCTGATAATTGTCATTTCTATATGAAAAACCGTCCCTCCAGTGACTGCAGGACATATCACCCGCCTCAAGCTGGTAAGACCTTTAGAATTCCATTATGGATTATAGATTTTTTATACAATTTTGTCTTTTAGaatgtttgtgtatgtgtgttgtATCAGTTAAGAATGCGGAGGGCACAATATCCTGTAGAAAATTTCCATGGAAGGTTTCAATTGATCTGTCAGTGgcaaaatctgtgttttttagCTGTCCTGCAAAATGTTCAGCTTGAGTATCTCGTTAACCCCTGGAACTTAAATAGCTGAGGTTTTGTAGTGAATGTCTATGGCTTCCTACCATCAGTGAGCTCTTCCTCAAAAATAAGTTAGGGATGGTTAATGACAGCTTAGCAGTAGCTAGAAAAAACTGTAATGCTGAAAAATGCTACTCATATCAAACATGGAAAGTTCTAGCATTTATTAGTGTGTctatttttcctccccattgCTTTTAGGAAGTATCCTTTGAGTCTTGCCATGGCTATATTGCTGCCACATGtcttgctttcttctgtgttgCTGGTGTGCTGTGGTATCTGGTAGGATTGTGTCCTCTcttaaagaaggaaagaaagaacaaggacTCTGTGGTCTGCTTCaagcaaagaggagaaaattgCAGAGGGCACTGAAGGAAGTAGCTAAGACATGACGTGACACAACATGAATTTCTCCCAAGACTAGCAATAGTGGATAGTGAAAGTCTCTTCTGATAGTCCCCCATGAAATTTTCCTGTCTGGAAGCAACAAAGGATGGCTTGTCCTTAAGGAATATGGAGCTGTGAGACAAGCGTGATAACAaagctggcagggcagggtccttgCCAGTCTGGGGTCCAGTCCAGCTGTACCCAAGCAAGGTGAGCAGGGTGGACACAAGGAAGGCAGCAGACATCAGCTGAGGAAACAGATCTCTATAGAAGCTTGTGGTGTCAGGACAGGTCCAAAGTTAAGCTGAGAAATCTCTGCCAGAGGGTCCAATATCCAGTCCAGAGATTGTTGGGCAAGTCTATAGTAATAAGACATATCTGAGGACAAGCCAGAAAGTCACTTTGCAGTCTGGGTCCAGATCAACAGGGTTCATGGCCAGGCACAGGCATGGCTGTGTTGGAGATGGAGACAGGTACACCTGCCTATGAGGTAGCGCAGTCAGGGTCTCAGGGTCCAGACTGATAGAAGCACTGATAGCAAAATACTCACCAACCAAGCAGTTAAGGACCTACCTGTCATATGGGTGTCCTTACACAGAGATTCATACCTCAGACAGGAAGGAACAACTTTATCATTTTTTGCTCTGGGTGATAGGGACCTTCCAACCTCTTTACTATTGTGGTAGGCAAAACCAAGGGTATCTGCTGAATGCTGTAGAGGCTTTGGGGCTGAGGATCACAGTCATTTCTCTCTGTTCTGGCCAGATGAGACCCATTCCATTTCTCCTATTGTCACTCTCAGCTATGTATGAAAGCTTCCTTCCCTGGTGAGCTGCATCTGGAATAGTCCTGCATTTGTGTCTAAGTCCTCCTCTACATTGTGTGGGAATTAGGCTTCTAACTTGAGAGTGAGGATTGTGGTAGGGAGTCCACCAGGTAAACATTGTTCCagataaaagtattttaaactgCAGTTCTAAGTGTTGGCTGATGAAGACGAGTAACTGGAACGACAACTGCTGTTCCTACAGTGCTGTTCAAGGTATGTTACAGCACTGCTCGAGTCACATTTACATGGATCAGGCTTGTGTTTATTCCTTTGTTTAAATACCGGTCTTTGGATCACCGcaatggctctttttttttttttttcccctcatatgAGCCTAAGAAAAGGAGTAATAGATTGCAGTCTTTGCTTGTTCTTAtgtctctttttgcttttaaaaaacagcatctgCCTTTGGGGATCCCCACTTCTTCACATTTGATGGTCTGA from Anas platyrhynchos isolate ZD024472 breed Pekin duck chromosome 16, IASCAAS_PekinDuck_T2T, whole genome shotgun sequence includes:
- the SUSD2 gene encoding sushi domain-containing protein 2 isoform X1 encodes the protein MKFVGVGVSFFILFSLSALWNTETVLSETGSNGTSAPSGAQDSCSQQCGELLGTCSCQVTCQSLGICCPDYNEFCLQISPYSGSLMGGKDILIENTAFNTSMITCRFKKIIKTNGFVDKDGKAHCISPLLYETGFIPFEVSTDDGQTFPYSGTWLSVHHSKVPDEEKCTLVNETKWQYYGTSNIDGNLTLTWTHQALTATHINIEVWGYQETGDSYSENWFAKWEYLYTLARETPNSGTFSFIPVPAKATYSTWDFGILRITPSTYSDGQSNIPSVWSSAHALAWHLGEDFRNDPITWATAKCVEWDRKEEKLPNFLEEIIDCPCTLSQARADTGRFHTDYGCDIEKGSVCTYHPGAVHCVRAIQASPVYAAGQQCCYDSTGAQILTQDSTSGSTPDRGHDWGSPPFMKPPRIPGFSHWLYDVISFYYCCLWSDNCHFYMKNRPSSDCRTYHPPQAASAFGDPHFFTFDGLNFTFKGQGEYTLVESDLTSLRVQGRTQQAHFPNGTEAQVTGLSAVAMQENNSDVIEVRYSEDLNLEVLLNQKVVNFSEQSWMDLKGLFLHSTSDQKITVMFSSGSGVEIRGSGGFLTLTVLLPDKFMNHTQGLFGVMNGNTEDEYTFKNKTTISVHASPQQLFEFGANWAVENGTSLFTYDTEFLLNNFFYGEKHNTSFLPVFFPYEDPADPLVKEMVLVCDSDPFCRFDVLTTRSLQVGNFTRLSHQNHKQLVENLKPVISCGWLDHPTNGRKNGTNYLLGSTIHFTCNQGYELTGSKEIICQVTGAWSGDIPNCILRTDIKQVILLGCVFGIVGLAVLARLTFLCRKERHEGNKKLVSEVPVTSQQERTKFQRSF
- the SUSD2 gene encoding sushi domain-containing protein 2 isoform X2 → MKFVGVGVSFFILFSLSALWNTGAQDSCSQQCGELLGTCSCQVTCQSLGICCPDYNEFCLQISPYSGSLMGGKDILIENTAFNTSMITCRFKKIIKTNGFVDKDGKAHCISPLLYETGFIPFEVSTDDGQTFPYSGTWLSVHHSKVPDEEKCTLVNETKWQYYGTSNIDGNLTLTWTHQALTATHINIEVWGYQETGDSYSENWFAKWEYLYTLARETPNSGTFSFIPVPAKATYSTWDFGILRITPSTYSDGQSNIPSVWSSAHALAWHLGEDFRNDPITWATAKCVEWDRKEEKLPNFLEEIIDCPCTLSQARADTGRFHTDYGCDIEKGSVCTYHPGAVHCVRAIQASPVYAAGQQCCYDSTGAQILTQDSTSGSTPDRGHDWGSPPFMKPPRIPGFSHWLYDVISFYYCCLWSDNCHFYMKNRPSSDCRTYHPPQAASAFGDPHFFTFDGLNFTFKGQGEYTLVESDLTSLRVQGRTQQAHFPNGTEAQVTGLSAVAMQENNSDVIEVRYSEDLNLEVLLNQKVVNFSEQSWMDLKGLFLHSTSDQKITVMFSSGSGVEIRGSGGFLTLTVLLPDKFMNHTQGLFGVMNGNTEDEYTFKNKTTISVHASPQQLFEFGANWAVENGTSLFTYDTEFLLNNFFYGEKHNTSFLPVFFPYEDPADPLVKEMVLVCDSDPFCRFDVLTTRSLQVGNFTRLSHQNHKQLVENLKPVISCGWLDHPTNGRKNGTNYLLGSTIHFTCNQGYELTGSKEIICQVTGAWSGDIPNCILRTDIKQVILLGCVFGIVGLAVLARLTFLCRKERHEGNKKLVSEVPVTSQQERTKFQRSF